The following proteins are encoded in a genomic region of Dermacentor silvarum isolate Dsil-2018 unplaced genomic scaffold, BIME_Dsil_1.4 Seq610, whole genome shotgun sequence:
- the LOC125941919 gene encoding BTB/POZ domain-containing protein 6-B-like, with amino-acid sequence MILALQNDVFRAMFYSDFAKEDRIIITDLHPEGVRGLLRYFYSGRLEVQTVHQAAATRTAAAKYIVPQLEERCLAFMNERMVTDDVCAFLDYVLTMGEEALATPATIVIVKDSLGVLSSATFMTCTEDTVRYVLKHATNVSEAVVLKSVRAWGKQCLKRTEHTIRLRRNGRGVKGEPVDFRAVMLPLLPELRFLALSVEEFVVGPNTWGILTDAEARAILSNIVKEGSMAMPKGFCEIRTARG; translated from the exons ATGATCCTGGCTTTACAGAATGACGTGTTCAGGGCCATGTTTTACAGCGACTTCGCCAAGGAGGACCGTATAATCATCACCGACTTACACCCGGAGGGCGTCCGAGGCCTCTTACG GTACTTCTACAGCGGCCGTTTGGAGGTACAAACCGTGCACCAGGCCGCCGCTACCCGTACTGCTGCGGCCAAGTACATCGTCCCACAGCTTGAGGAGAGATGCCTCGCGTTCATGAACGAACGCATGGTTACCGACGACGTGTGCGCTTTCCTGGACTACGTCCTGACCATGGGCGAAGAAGCCTTGGCGACCCCCGCCACGATCGTCATCGTCAAGGACAGTCTCGGGGTGCTCTCCTCCGCGACATTTATGACTTGCACCGAGGACACCGTGAGATATGTTCTCAAACACGCCACCAATGTGTCCGAGGCAGTAGTTCTAAAATCGGTGCGCGCGTGGGGCAAGCAGTGCCTTAAGCGCACTGAGCATACCATACGTTTACGCCGTAATGGGCGCGGGGTCAAAGGCGAACCGGTTGATTTTCGCGCCGTCATGCTCCCTCTACTCCCCGAGCTACGGTTCCTCGCACTGTCAGTGGAGGAGTTCGTCGTTGGTCCTAACACGTGGGGAATCCTCACAGACGCCGAAGCACGGGCAATTCTGAGCAACATCGTCAAAGAAGGCTCGATGGCGATGCCAAAAGGATTCTGCGAGATACGGACGGCTCGAGGGTAG